From the Sphingomonas phyllosphaerae 5.2 genome, one window contains:
- a CDS encoding DUF3883 domain-containing protein produces MTGVAVASAPAPVTQRYEADLLGNIQQALAGLQGFDIMALELIQNADDAGAATMRFDVREDGLHVWNSERFSSCGLTETVCPHLADEGIARPCNFHAISRMGSRSKINVGSQIGRFGIGFVSAYQITDSPVIRSRDLQMRLDPLNSESPTRRIPEIEGTEFELAWASAQSATRNALNASPTPHDVRERVASEIRGVMDRGLFFLRRLEHVELRVGGKLVHAVSIDREDNVLTLTKQPEDQRERWLVLSADAGTRAEELELQARFPMLADLDRSTAVSVAIPLDDRPFEGLLYAYLPTEQPSRLPLHVNADFFPHPNRRAIILTGEQHDRYWNELLLEAAAAAIFDSFVMLSGKVGARRLWEIGSSAHALRSEGAFAVFWDRFADAARAYHCSWSIEGRWCPIVTSHLPPDAMPTEQQASLADIGLDIIHPDLRPHWTALSSLGAKTLRLSAMIDALAKTYEKIEPAAPPPSTTLLSAIDGIIEAGLKTPGAEPAVARLRMVPFAPGSDGALHSLADLRCPPVHSSAEQVHAFVPEVVFAHAELAAMGSLSPMVPRYSFAELAEHLADRIETEAEAIEVIGSATHRVRAFYDLLVATSGDTPDDVDGSLVAETPILRTRAGFTSPSRGLLPGGFDDPVGHLAVVDVATMPAAMLALAQSALGVGTLTFSDYVRKHLADILASGPTQAQYRSLMREVAQHWRELAAGGALAALGQMRFVRNRAGTYSRPADVYFFSAALEAALGSDQNRWVDESWLPADTTQARLRDLLESELGLPRRATVEHLVDRIELIVEGTPDDDTAKRLNLITRHLVERLPTMSEDEQSELGRLRDIDWLPASLDGSREEVWYAPHEVYRPFRATGFSSQACVVDLPVFRSTQVRGLTDFLDFLEMPDEPPTSTVVVHLAHCMANDQQPSDIAYQMLSEGVEEHAADLEPLRGKAFIYVAADKRWLSADEVFWEAPPFRGRWHAASQNMHLRSPLYRHLGVSDRPEPRHYARMLVQLADAGTLAPDDLAVHDRCLAVVAEAIEAGTMSADDLRSEFGPSPILVNLQGESTFSEDAIWLDAEWLAAPFGQALDQLLVPTPGCARNAASRLFRALGVRRLTSVARLRLAAEPDGRESIDVTQRLAERADLLLWLAPTAAGRDRLLNALLDLEVRLTDALSVQAELTTSDPPTRSAAASVAAFYDADGNVLHMREAPGTPLDWSAAFRDLFAQLNLVPHEIDVRPVIMAAVYVVGAASSAEAEQALRTADYRPPSSREGMDGERGEAFDDLEDEIGIADEVDFDGDGGDAGPETTEAEETPADDVADDDAPDAGGAGDSSNANGAGGGSGGGQSSTGSGSGTPSGAGSGSDNQGGNGSGGSGGGPGTSGSGSQKEGQTRRSRLLAYVVSSKNASTDGGGNNNDRARAEAAKIDIAAIEAVLKYERNARREPVEQSHSNPGFDIRSAHGDGAGTRLIEVKGLASDWNERGIKLTGVQYEMAREHPEQFWIYIVENACDLDKQKVHAVANPFSKVAEYWFDHGWSDMAEETSAARELNLVAGVRLKHRVWGIGTVIAVERKGGGDFVLIEFPIEGRKNIPFNSMLTFVE; encoded by the coding sequence GTGACCGGCGTCGCGGTGGCCAGCGCGCCCGCGCCGGTGACGCAGCGGTATGAGGCCGACCTCCTCGGCAACATCCAGCAGGCGCTCGCCGGCCTTCAGGGCTTCGACATCATGGCGCTGGAGCTCATCCAGAACGCGGACGACGCCGGCGCCGCGACCATGCGCTTCGACGTGCGCGAGGACGGCCTGCACGTCTGGAACAGCGAGCGCTTCTCGAGCTGCGGCCTGACGGAGACCGTCTGCCCGCATCTCGCCGACGAGGGGATCGCACGCCCCTGCAACTTCCACGCGATCTCGCGGATGGGCAGCCGCAGCAAGATCAACGTCGGATCGCAGATCGGACGGTTCGGCATCGGCTTCGTTTCGGCCTACCAGATCACCGATTCCCCCGTGATTAGGTCGCGCGACCTGCAGATGCGGCTCGATCCGCTGAACTCCGAAAGCCCCACACGCCGAATACCGGAGATCGAGGGCACCGAATTCGAGCTGGCCTGGGCGTCGGCGCAGTCAGCCACCCGGAACGCGCTCAACGCCTCGCCGACGCCGCACGACGTGCGGGAGAGGGTCGCGTCGGAGATCCGCGGCGTCATGGATCGCGGTCTCTTCTTCCTGCGGCGCCTCGAGCACGTCGAACTGCGGGTCGGCGGGAAGCTCGTCCACGCGGTCTCGATCGATCGCGAGGACAACGTCCTCACCCTAACGAAGCAGCCAGAGGACCAGCGTGAGCGGTGGCTCGTGCTGAGCGCGGACGCCGGCACGCGGGCCGAAGAACTGGAGCTACAAGCCCGCTTCCCGATGCTGGCCGACCTCGACCGGTCCACCGCGGTTTCCGTCGCGATACCGCTCGACGACAGGCCGTTCGAGGGCCTGCTCTACGCCTACCTCCCAACGGAGCAGCCGTCGCGTCTGCCGCTGCACGTCAACGCCGACTTCTTCCCGCACCCGAACCGGCGCGCGATCATCCTGACCGGCGAGCAGCACGACCGCTATTGGAACGAACTGCTGCTCGAGGCAGCGGCCGCGGCGATCTTCGACAGCTTCGTGATGCTCTCGGGGAAGGTCGGGGCGAGGCGGCTGTGGGAGATCGGCAGCTCGGCCCACGCACTCAGGTCGGAGGGCGCGTTCGCGGTCTTCTGGGACCGCTTCGCCGACGCGGCACGCGCCTACCATTGCTCGTGGTCGATCGAGGGCCGGTGGTGCCCGATCGTGACCAGCCACCTGCCGCCCGACGCCATGCCCACCGAGCAGCAGGCCTCGCTCGCGGACATAGGCCTCGACATCATCCATCCGGACCTGCGTCCGCACTGGACGGCGCTCTCCAGCCTCGGTGCCAAGACGCTTCGCCTGAGCGCGATGATCGACGCCCTAGCGAAGACTTACGAGAAGATCGAACCCGCCGCGCCGCCGCCATCAACGACGCTCCTGAGCGCGATAGACGGCATCATCGAGGCCGGGCTGAAGACGCCAGGCGCCGAGCCGGCGGTGGCGCGCCTGCGCATGGTCCCGTTCGCCCCAGGCAGCGACGGCGCGCTGCACAGCCTGGCCGACCTGCGCTGCCCGCCGGTCCACTCCTCGGCGGAACAGGTCCACGCCTTCGTGCCTGAGGTCGTCTTCGCGCATGCGGAACTTGCCGCGATGGGATCTCTCTCGCCCATGGTGCCGCGCTACTCCTTCGCCGAGTTGGCCGAACATCTCGCGGACCGGATAGAGACCGAGGCGGAGGCAATCGAGGTCATCGGGAGCGCCACACACCGCGTGCGGGCGTTCTACGACCTCCTCGTCGCCACTTCCGGCGACACGCCGGACGACGTCGACGGGAGCCTGGTCGCGGAGACGCCGATACTCCGGACGCGGGCCGGCTTCACATCGCCTTCGAGGGGCCTTCTCCCCGGCGGCTTCGACGATCCCGTCGGCCATCTGGCCGTCGTCGACGTCGCGACCATGCCGGCGGCCATGCTGGCGCTGGCGCAGTCGGCGCTGGGCGTCGGGACGCTCACGTTCAGCGACTACGTCCGCAAGCACCTCGCCGACATCCTCGCCAGTGGACCCACCCAGGCGCAATACAGGAGCCTCATGCGCGAGGTCGCCCAGCACTGGCGCGAACTCGCCGCGGGCGGCGCGCTCGCGGCACTCGGGCAGATGCGCTTCGTCCGCAACCGGGCCGGGACCTACTCGCGGCCCGCGGACGTCTACTTCTTCTCGGCCGCGCTCGAGGCCGCGCTCGGCTCCGACCAGAACCGCTGGGTGGACGAGAGCTGGCTGCCGGCCGACACCACGCAGGCCCGCCTGAGGGACCTGCTCGAATCCGAACTTGGACTTCCCCGACGGGCGACGGTCGAGCACCTCGTGGACCGCATCGAACTCATCGTGGAAGGCACGCCGGACGACGACACGGCGAAGCGACTGAACCTGATCACGCGCCACCTCGTGGAGCGCCTGCCTACCATGAGTGAGGACGAGCAGAGCGAACTGGGCCGCCTGCGCGACATCGACTGGCTGCCCGCCTCCCTCGACGGGTCGAGGGAGGAAGTGTGGTATGCCCCGCACGAGGTCTACCGACCGTTCCGCGCCACCGGCTTCTCCTCCCAGGCGTGCGTGGTCGACCTGCCGGTCTTCCGCTCGACGCAGGTCCGCGGCCTGACCGACTTCCTCGACTTCCTGGAGATGCCGGACGAGCCGCCCACGTCGACCGTTGTCGTGCACCTCGCCCACTGCATGGCCAACGACCAGCAGCCATCCGACATCGCCTACCAGATGTTGTCCGAAGGTGTCGAGGAACACGCGGCCGACCTCGAGCCGCTGCGCGGCAAGGCCTTCATCTACGTCGCGGCGGATAAGCGCTGGCTCTCAGCGGACGAGGTGTTCTGGGAAGCGCCTCCGTTCCGGGGGCGCTGGCACGCGGCGTCGCAAAACATGCATCTGCGCTCCCCGCTTTACCGCCATCTCGGCGTATCGGACCGGCCGGAGCCGCGGCACTATGCGCGGATGCTGGTGCAACTCGCTGACGCCGGCACCCTTGCTCCCGACGATCTCGCGGTCCACGACCGCTGCCTGGCCGTCGTCGCGGAAGCCATCGAGGCGGGCACGATGTCCGCCGACGATCTGCGAAGCGAATTCGGTCCGTCGCCGATTCTGGTCAACCTCCAGGGCGAATCGACCTTCTCCGAGGACGCCATCTGGTTGGACGCCGAGTGGCTGGCGGCGCCATTCGGCCAAGCGCTCGACCAGCTGCTCGTCCCAACGCCTGGATGCGCGCGCAACGCCGCCTCCCGACTGTTCAGGGCACTCGGGGTCCGGCGGCTCACCTCCGTCGCGCGTTTGCGACTGGCGGCTGAGCCCGACGGCCGCGAGTCCATCGACGTCACCCAGCGGCTCGCGGAGCGGGCTGATCTACTGCTGTGGCTCGCGCCAACCGCGGCTGGCCGCGACCGCCTCCTGAACGCGCTCTTGGACTTGGAGGTGCGCCTGACCGACGCGCTGTCCGTGCAGGCGGAACTGACGACCTCCGATCCGCCGACCCGATCCGCCGCCGCCTCGGTCGCGGCGTTCTACGACGCGGACGGAAACGTGCTCCACATGCGCGAGGCGCCCGGTACGCCGCTCGACTGGAGCGCGGCGTTCCGCGACCTCTTCGCCCAGCTCAACCTCGTGCCCCATGAGATCGACGTCCGCCCCGTCATCATGGCCGCGGTCTACGTGGTCGGGGCCGCATCGTCCGCAGAGGCGGAACAGGCCCTGCGCACGGCCGACTACCGTCCGCCCTCATCCCGCGAAGGCATGGACGGCGAGCGCGGCGAGGCCTTCGACGACCTGGAGGACGAAATCGGCATCGCGGACGAGGTCGACTTCGATGGCGACGGCGGCGACGCAGGTCCGGAGACGACAGAGGCCGAGGAAACGCCCGCCGATGACGTCGCCGACGACGACGCCCCGGATGCTGGAGGCGCAGGCGATTCGTCGAATGCGAACGGCGCGGGCGGCGGCTCCGGCGGCGGCCAGTCCTCCACCGGGTCCGGTTCGGGCACCCCCTCTGGCGCAGGGTCCGGCTCCGACAATCAGGGCGGCAATGGCTCGGGGGGGAGCGGAGGTGGACCGGGAACATCCGGCTCCGGTTCCCAGAAGGAAGGGCAGACGCGGAGGAGCCGGCTGCTCGCCTACGTCGTCTCTAGCAAGAACGCCTCCACCGATGGCGGAGGGAACAACAACGACCGCGCGCGGGCGGAGGCGGCGAAGATCGACATCGCCGCGATCGAGGCCGTCCTTAAGTATGAGCGGAACGCGCGCCGAGAGCCTGTGGAGCAGTCACACTCGAACCCCGGGTTCGACATCCGGTCGGCCCACGGGGACGGCGCGGGAACGCGGCTGATCGAGGTGAAGGGGCTCGCCTCGGATTGGAACGAGCGCGGCATCAAGCTGACGGGCGTCCAGTATGAGATGGCGAGGGAGCATCCGGAGCAGTTCTGGATCTACATCGTCGAGAACGCGTGCGACCTCGATAAGCAGAAGGTCCATGCGGTAGCCAATCCCTTCTCGAAGGTCGCCGAATACTGGTTCGACCACGGCTGGAGCGACATGGCCGAGGAGACCAGCGCAGCGAGGGAGTTGAACCTCGTCGCAGGTGTCCGCCTGAAGCACCGCGTCTGGGGCATCGGGACGGTGATCGCGGTCGAACGCAAGGGCGGTGGCGACTTCGTCCTAATCGAGTTCCCCATCGAGGGGCGTAAGAACATTCCGTTCAACTCGATGCTCACCTTCGTCGAGTGA
- a CDS encoding PD-(D/E)XK nuclease family protein, with product MTRGGYHFTALRSWGYRIGLAARDALTASEAIERGVGDRSSHIKAISNHFGLAGEHHSLHVEPLRWLWLGETQATKGLQHFLAQGDDRIRLFLRALAPTIPWPSDLEELSVGAEIPSGRGRIDLLIHGKAHGRTWGAVIEAKFENGLKGNPLSEYMRHGAKLKMALMPDVAGKRTGALIVLGKKLSRPSRKKMSRNARWRFVHWREVLRRFDAGLTEPTVDEEFRRFRRTLWERTGSVR from the coding sequence GTGACCCGCGGCGGATATCATTTCACCGCCCTGAGGTCTTGGGGCTACCGCATCGGCCTGGCCGCACGGGACGCCCTGACTGCATCCGAAGCGATCGAGCGCGGAGTCGGAGACCGGTCCTCGCATATCAAGGCGATCTCGAACCACTTCGGGCTAGCTGGCGAGCATCACAGCCTGCACGTCGAACCGCTCAGATGGCTCTGGCTCGGCGAGACGCAGGCCACCAAGGGCCTGCAGCACTTCCTCGCGCAGGGCGACGACCGCATCCGCCTTTTCCTGCGGGCGCTTGCACCGACGATCCCCTGGCCCTCGGACCTGGAGGAACTCTCCGTGGGGGCCGAGATCCCCTCGGGGCGTGGCCGGATCGATCTCCTCATCCACGGTAAGGCGCATGGCCGCACGTGGGGCGCGGTCATCGAGGCCAAGTTCGAAAACGGACTGAAGGGGAATCCTTTGAGCGAATACATGCGGCATGGTGCAAAGCTGAAGATGGCGCTGATGCCGGATGTCGCAGGTAAGCGAACGGGTGCGCTCATCGTGCTTGGCAAGAAGCTCTCGCGCCCCTCGAGGAAGAAAATGTCGCGCAATGCGCGCTGGCGGTTCGTGCATTGGCGCGAGGTCTTGCGGCGGTTCGACGCCGGCCTCACCGAGCCGACCGTGGACGAGGAATTCCGGCGCTTCCGCCGGACCCTGTGGGAACGCACTGGGAGTGTCAGATGA
- a CDS encoding integrase core domain-containing protein — MPLAANSGAASDDQRRGSKFILPTPLCALQPSIPLLTRSALHPCLQRHGISRLPDIEGGKADRRIAWKFLEHLLKAVPYRTHTILTDNGMQFAEQPRNRNTAWSRQMRFDMICEANGIEHRLAKPDHPWTNGRVKRMKRTIKEATAKHFHHESRDQLRTHLADFMAAYNFACRLMTLRAAHILRIHRQDLDGRADRVHRRPDPPHAGTKHLINQTTQNRGHGFPSFCSYYKPLRHPNRYNATTQFYLLCGTLASRCTSLHTPAA, encoded by the coding sequence ATGCCTTTGGCTGCAAACTCTGGGGCCGCAAGCGACGATCAGCGAAGAGGTTCAAAATTCATCCTCCCAACCCCGCTCTGCGCCCTGCAACCGTCAATACCGCTTCTGACGCGCTCAGCGCTGCATCCTTGCCTGCAGCGGCATGGTATCTCCCGTCTCCCGGACATCGAGGGCGGCAAGGCCGACAGGCGGATAGCATGGAAGTTCCTCGAACATCTGCTGAAAGCCGTGCCTTACCGCACCCACACCATTCTGACGGACAACGGCATGCAGTTCGCCGAGCAGCCGCGCAACCGAAACACCGCCTGGTCGCGCCAGATGCGCTTCGACATGATCTGCGAGGCAAACGGCATCGAGCACCGGCTCGCCAAACCCGACCACCCGTGGACGAACGGCCGAGTCAAGCGGATGAAGCGGACTATCAAGGAAGCGACCGCCAAACACTTCCACCACGAAAGCCGCGACCAGCTGCGGACGCACCTCGCCGACTTCATGGCCGCCTATAACTTTGCCTGCCGGCTCATGACGCTCAGGGCGGCTCACATCCTACGAATACATCGTCAAGATCTGGACGGCAGAGCAGATCGGGTTCATCGTCGACCAGATCCACCACATGCCGGGACTAAACACCTGATCAATCAAACAACACAAAATAGGGGACATGGATTTCCCAGTTTTTGTAGCTACTACAAGCCGTTGCGCCATCCGAACCGTTATAATGCAACAACGCAGTTTTACCTGTTGTGCGGAACGTTAGCATCGCGCTGTACCAGCTTGCACACGCCTGCGGCGTAG